The window GGTGGGCGGGCGACGAGGAGTACGCCGACCGGCTCGCGCAGCGGGAACGGGCCGACCGGTTCACGCTCGCCACCGCCTACCTGGAGGTGCTGCGGCTGCTGATCCGGCTGCCCTCGATCGAACCGGTGGGCCCCCTTCCCGGGGATCCCGCGGACGAGCTGGAGCACGCCCACATAGAACCGCGCATGCTGGGCCGGATCCGGGCCCTGCTCGCCAAGGCCGAGGCGACCACCTACCCGGAGGAGGCGGAGGCGCTCAGCGCCAAGGCCCAGGAGCTGATGGCCCGGCACACCGTGGACGAGGCCCTGCTCGCCGCGAGCGGCAAGGGCCCGGCCCAGGTGCCCGGCGCCTGCCGGATCGGGGTCGAGCCGCCGTACGAGGAGGCGAAGGCGGTGCTGCTCGACGCGGTGGCCACCGCCAACCGCTGCCGGGCCGTGTGGAACAGCGGTTTCGAGTTCTCCACGGTGGTCGGCTTCGAGAGCGACCTGGAGGCGGTGGAGCTGCTGTACACCTCGCTGCTCGTGCAGGGCACGGCGGCGATGACCCGCGCGGAGGCCGCGCAGCGCTCCGGCGGGCGCAAGCGGACCAAGACCTTCAGGCAGTCCTTCCTGCTCGCCTACGCCAGCCGGCTCGGCCACCGGCTCGCCGAGACCGCCGAGCACACGGCGACGGAGGCCCCCGACAACCTGCCGGCCCTGGTGGCCCGCGACGTGGCGGTCACCTCGCGCGCGGACGAGATGTTCCCCCGGACCACGACGACCAGGCTCCGCGGCGCCACCGACCACGCGGGCTGGGAGGACGGTACGGCGGCCGCCGACCGCGCCCACATGGGCGGCCGCCGCAACCCGCTGCCCCGCTGAAGGCGTCTTGCCGGATGAGGTGTCCGAGGCCTTCTACTCCTGAGTAGGGACCTGTCTGTGATCAACGGACCACCCCGCGTGCACGTGCATCTGCCCGTGCAGCAGGTCATGAACACAGCTATGATCCGGAGGAGTTGACATCTGCACTATCGGGGGCTTCCTGTGGACCACGCGTACAACGGGATGGCAGCTGCAGAACTCGCTACCTTGTTTGAGCTGACGTGGCAGAAGAGCAGACACAGCAACTCGCAGGGTTCCTGCGTGGAGTTCGCACGGCTGCCGGGTGGCGATGTCGCCATGCGCAATTCGCGCTTTCCCGACGGACCGGCACTCGTCTACACGCCGGCGGAGATAGAGGCCCTGCTCCTGGGCGTCAAGGACGGCGAGTTCGATCACCTGATCGGCTGACGGAACAGCGCACTCATCAAGCCATGCACGTGCACTGGCCGGGACCGATCGCAATGATCGGTCCCGGCCAGTTGTCCGGTGTTCGCCCTCGGTCGGCGGCTGCCTCCGGTGCTGCGGCCGGCGGCCGGCCGCTCAGTCCTGGAGCAGGAACAGCGCCCAGACCACCTTGCCGGTCAGCCGGCCCGCGAGCGGGTGCCAGCCCCAGCTGTCGCTGTACGAGTCCACCAGGAACAGCCCGCGCCCGGACTCCAGGTCGAAGTTCTCCTCGGTGCGCTCGGGCGAGAACGCCCCGCCCGGCCGGTCCTCGCTCGGGTCGCGCACCGCGCACACCAGCCGTGTGCTCCACCGCATCAGGTGCAGCCGTACCGGCGGCTCCGGCTCGGCGTCCGCGCACCGCGCGTCCTCCGGCAGGGCATGGCGCAGCGCGTTGGTGACGAGCTCGGAGACCACGAGGGCCA is drawn from Streptomyces sp. NBC_01232 and contains these coding sequences:
- a CDS encoding DUF2786 domain-containing protein, translating into MGREGGHAKLRGVRDLAETVDRAFAAALYAQDDAGLDTGASLLVADQGGWSAVGRELLARGEAYVRQGWERGWRPADVLRLVRRDLDERHLRITGDLIAAEARRYARLPARWGADEVWWAGDEEYADRLAQRERADRFTLATAYLEVLRLLIRLPSIEPVGPLPGDPADELEHAHIEPRMLGRIRALLAKAEATTYPEEAEALSAKAQELMARHTVDEALLAASGKGPAQVPGACRIGVEPPYEEAKAVLLDAVATANRCRAVWNSGFEFSTVVGFESDLEAVELLYTSLLVQGTAAMTRAEAAQRSGGRKRTKTFRQSFLLAYASRLGHRLAETAEHTATEAPDNLPALVARDVAVTSRADEMFPRTTTTRLRGATDHAGWEDGTAAADRAHMGGRRNPLPR
- a CDS encoding DUF397 domain-containing protein codes for the protein MDHAYNGMAAAELATLFELTWQKSRHSNSQGSCVEFARLPGGDVAMRNSRFPDGPALVYTPAEIEALLLGVKDGEFDHLIG
- a CDS encoding ATP-binding protein, encoding MGTNGSTMLEPLRQGLPPVDPTAVSGSASCALPARYEAVRGARSFCRSTLSQWGLDDRFDDVALVVSELVTNALRHALPEDARCADAEPEPPVRLHLMRWSTRLVCAVRDPSEDRPGGAFSPERTEENFDLESGRGLFLVDSYSDSWGWHPLAGRLTGKVVWALFLLQD